Proteins from a single region of Nodularia sp. LEGE 06071:
- a CDS encoding chaperone modulator CbpM, translated as MSEFSLSQVVVSQQGEQLYTFEYAAIVTETSTSLVESFAQLGLIEPVGVMLQQRDIARIAQIQHLRQDLGLNLVGAAMVLDMAQEIAQLRAQNQAYELLLDFMHAEAQRRREKED; from the coding sequence ATGAGTGAGTTTAGTCTTTCCCAAGTTGTAGTTTCCCAACAGGGAGAGCAGCTTTATACTTTTGAATATGCAGCAATCGTTACCGAAACATCCACCAGTTTAGTAGAAAGTTTTGCTCAGTTGGGATTAATTGAACCCGTGGGAGTGATGCTACAACAGCGTGATATTGCTCGGATTGCTCAAATTCAACATTTGCGTCAGGATTTGGGATTGAATTTGGTCGGCGCTGCAATGGTTCTCGATATGGCGCAAGAAATCGCTCAGTTACGCGCCCAAAATCAAGCTTATGAGTTGTTGCTGGATTTTATGCACGCAGAGGCGCAGAGGCGCAGAGAGAAGGAAGATTA
- a CDS encoding DnaJ C-terminal domain-containing protein, translating into MPTATDYKDYYAILGVDKKATPEQIKRAYRKLARKYHPDLNPGDKEAETRFKEINEAQEVLSDPEKRQKYDQFGQYWQQVSQGGAPPPRGAGVGVQGFDFDQYSDFDSFIEDLLGGFGGAGRTRGRTYTYRTPTGRPTGFTEPTPAADTEAAIALSFSEAFHGVQKRLQLDNETINVRIPPGAKPGSRIRIKGKGRLSPFSQQRGDLYLTIEILPHPFFQFENDHIVAEVPIRPDEAVLGAQIQIPTPDGSVTLKVPPGVRSGQSLRLRGQGWRKPQGDDRTDLIVKLQIVPPKHLDPIEREAYETIHKHTSFNPRTQLQEIRL; encoded by the coding sequence ATGCCAACGGCAACAGACTATAAAGACTATTACGCCATACTGGGTGTAGATAAAAAAGCTACACCAGAACAAATCAAACGAGCATATCGCAAATTAGCCCGTAAATATCACCCTGACCTGAATCCTGGAGACAAAGAAGCCGAAACACGCTTCAAAGAAATTAACGAAGCCCAAGAAGTGCTATCTGACCCAGAAAAACGACAAAAGTATGATCAGTTTGGACAATATTGGCAACAAGTAAGTCAAGGAGGCGCACCACCACCCAGAGGCGCAGGCGTTGGGGTGCAAGGATTTGATTTTGACCAATACAGCGACTTTGATTCCTTCATTGAAGACTTGCTAGGTGGTTTTGGCGGCGCAGGTAGAACTAGGGGCAGAACTTACACCTATCGCACTCCTACAGGGCGACCAACTGGGTTTACAGAACCAACACCGGCGGCTGATACGGAAGCGGCAATTGCACTCAGTTTTTCCGAAGCTTTTCACGGCGTACAAAAACGGCTACAACTGGATAATGAAACCATTAACGTGCGAATCCCCCCAGGTGCTAAACCAGGAAGCCGGATTCGGATTAAAGGTAAAGGTCGTCTGAGTCCCTTTTCTCAGCAACGGGGAGATTTGTACCTGACAATTGAAATTTTGCCTCACCCCTTCTTTCAATTTGAAAACGATCACATTGTTGCTGAAGTCCCCATTCGACCTGATGAAGCAGTGTTAGGCGCTCAAATTCAAATCCCCACTCCTGATGGGAGCGTCACCTTAAAAGTACCGCCAGGCGTGCGTTCTGGTCAGTCCCTGAGATTACGGGGTCAAGGCTGGAGAAAACCCCAAGGCGATGATCGCACTGATTTAATCGTCAAACTCCAGATTGTACCTCCCAAACATTTAGATCCCATAGAGCGGGAAGCCTACGAAACCATTCATAAACACACCAGCTTTAACCCCCGCACTCAATTACAAGAGATAAGATTATGA
- a CDS encoding Hsp20/alpha crystallin family protein: protein MVLSRWEPFREIETIQRQMNRLLDQITPSSDTGEIISDRLTFVPPAELEETSEDIKLWMEIPGIDPQNLDVKVAADTVSITGERKSEIKDEERRGMRRSEFRYGRFQRVIPLPSRIQNDKVQADFKNGVLCLTMPKAEEEKTRVVTVQLPGQSQQGQISGGKKEK, encoded by the coding sequence ATGGTATTAAGTCGCTGGGAACCTTTTAGAGAAATAGAAACCATCCAACGGCAAATGAATCGTCTACTTGATCAAATCACACCCTCAAGTGATACTGGCGAGATCATTAGCGATCGACTGACATTTGTACCTCCAGCCGAACTGGAAGAAACCTCTGAGGATATCAAACTGTGGATGGAAATTCCTGGTATTGACCCCCAAAACTTAGATGTCAAAGTTGCCGCAGATACAGTTTCTATCACTGGTGAGCGTAAATCTGAAATCAAGGACGAAGAAAGAAGAGGTATGCGGCGTTCAGAATTTCGTTATGGCAGATTTCAAAGAGTAATTCCTCTACCATCTCGAATCCAAAACGATAAAGTCCAGGCTGACTTTAAAAATGGTGTTTTGTGTCTCACCATGCCAAAAGCCGAAGAAGAAAAAACCAGAGTTGTGACTGTTCAATTACCAGGACAAAGCCAACAAGGACAAATTTCCGGAGGTAAGAAAGAGAAATAA
- a CDS encoding HdeD family acid-resistance protein, whose amino-acid sequence MTNLDPMRMGTRLARNWWTVALRGAIAIIFGLAALFWPDITLTALILIFAAFVLVSGVLLAIAAFRDGLTHTHGWLMLLEGAIGMAIGVMAFIWPGITALVLLYLIAAWAIVTGVLEIIAAIQVRKEIENEWLLALAGIASVMFGVLLIIWPIAGALAILWIIAAYAIIFGVLLLILAFRLRRWGTERSIF is encoded by the coding sequence ATGACAAACCTTGACCCCATGAGAATGGGAACGCGCTTGGCCAGGAATTGGTGGACAGTTGCATTACGAGGTGCGATCGCGATCATCTTTGGTTTAGCCGCCCTCTTCTGGCCAGATATTACCCTCACAGCTTTGATCTTGATCTTTGCTGCCTTTGTCTTAGTCAGTGGAGTATTATTAGCGATCGCTGCATTCCGCGATGGTCTGACTCATACCCACGGTTGGCTAATGTTGCTCGAAGGTGCAATTGGCATGGCGATCGGAGTCATGGCTTTCATCTGGCCAGGGATCACAGCATTAGTCTTACTTTACCTGATTGCAGCTTGGGCGATCGTCACTGGCGTTTTAGAGATAATTGCCGCCATTCAAGTCCGAAAAGAAATTGAGAATGAATGGCTACTAGCATTAGCTGGTATCGCGTCGGTAATGTTCGGCGTACTACTGATTATCTGGCCGATTGCTGGGGCATTAGCAATCCTGTGGATTATTGCCGCCTACGCCATTATTTTCGGTGTCTTACTTTTAATTCTGGCTTTTCGGCTCCGTAGATGGGGAACTGAACGCAGCATCTTTTAA
- a CDS encoding erythromycin esterase family protein: MLDATITNIVDAVRGYAHRLTGADQDYDPLMNLIGNARFVLIGEASHGTHEFYEQRAEITKRLIQEKGFTAVAVEADWPDAYRVNRYVQGVDDDPTPAEALLSFQRFPLWMWRNTDVLNFVAWLREYNDRLPKKAIKTGFYGLDLYSMYASIEAVLGYLNQVDPEAAERARDRYSCLEHFGEDAQHYGYATSFGIAKSCEQEVINQLQEMQRRTAEYVQKDGRIQADELFYAEQNARLVKNAEHYYRSMFQGRVSSWNIRDRHMAETLHELVAHLDQQNPPTKVVVWEHNSHLGDARATDMGSMGEVNVGQLVKERYGNHAVNIGFTTYTGTVTATSNWGETAQLKQVRSALPGSYEALFHETEIPRFFLNLRDENQATVGLRELRLERAIGVIYLPETERVSHYFHACLPEQFDAVIHIDDTKGVQPLDRVPTWEMRDAPETFPFGV, from the coding sequence ATGCTTGACGCAACTATCACCAACATAGTCGATGCGGTGCGTGGGTATGCACACAGATTAACAGGAGCGGATCAAGACTACGATCCATTAATGAATTTAATCGGCAACGCGCGTTTTGTCTTGATTGGCGAAGCCTCCCACGGGACTCATGAATTTTACGAACAACGGGCGGAAATTACTAAACGGCTAATTCAAGAAAAGGGGTTTACAGCCGTAGCGGTGGAAGCGGATTGGCCTGATGCTTACCGAGTCAATCGTTACGTCCAGGGTGTCGATGATGACCCCACACCAGCCGAAGCACTCTTAAGTTTTCAACGCTTCCCTTTATGGATGTGGCGGAATACAGATGTGCTAAATTTTGTCGCCTGGTTACGAGAATACAATGATCGTTTACCCAAAAAAGCTATTAAAACGGGTTTTTATGGGTTAGACCTTTATAGTATGTATGCTTCCATAGAAGCAGTTCTCGGCTACCTGAATCAAGTTGACCCCGAAGCCGCCGAACGCGCGCGCGATCGCTATTCATGCTTGGAGCATTTTGGCGAAGATGCCCAGCACTATGGGTATGCTACCAGTTTTGGTATTGCTAAATCCTGTGAGCAAGAGGTAATTAATCAACTGCAAGAAATGCAACGTCGGACTGCCGAATACGTCCAAAAAGATGGGCGAATTCAGGCTGATGAGTTGTTTTATGCCGAACAGAACGCTCGACTAGTCAAAAATGCCGAGCATTACTACCGCTCAATGTTTCAAGGGCGAGTGTCTTCGTGGAATATTCGCGATCGCCACATGGCAGAAACTTTACATGAGCTGGTGGCACATTTGGATCAACAAAATCCACCAACCAAAGTTGTGGTTTGGGAACACAACTCCCATTTAGGTGATGCACGCGCCACTGATATGGGGTCAATGGGTGAGGTGAATGTTGGTCAATTGGTCAAAGAACGTTATGGCAATCATGCTGTAAATATCGGCTTTACCACCTATACAGGGACTGTCACGGCAACTTCTAACTGGGGAGAAACGGCTCAACTCAAACAAGTTCGCTCTGCCTTACCTGGAAGTTACGAAGCTTTATTCCATGAAACGGAAATACCCCGATTTTTCCTCAACCTCCGGGATGAGAATCAAGCAACTGTGGGTCTGCGGGAACTTCGCCTAGAAAGAGCAATCGGTGTGATTTACCTCCCGGAAACTGAGCGTGTCAGTCACTACTTCCATGCTTGTCTCCCCGAACAATTTGACGCGGTAATTCACATTGATGATACCAAGGGAGTCCAACCTTTAGACCGTGTTCCCACCTGGGAAATGCGGGACGCACCGGAGACTTTTCCCTTTGGTGTTTAG
- a CDS encoding bifunctional 4-hydroxy-2-oxoglutarate aldolase/2-dehydro-3-deoxy-phosphogluconate aldolase translates to MSDQVWLSHLQKHRAIAVIRASDMRLAQNMAMAAADGGMRLIEITWNSDRPGELISLLRAELPNCIIGTGTLFNVGQLQEAIASGAQFLFSPHVDSAMIQAAVKQDVPIIPGAMTPTEIVTAWNQGASCVKVFPVQAVGGVNYIKSLQGPLGEIPLIPTGGVTLENAPEFIQAGAIAVGLSGQLFPERLVKERDWQAIASHANQLIQRLNTEK, encoded by the coding sequence ATGTCTGATCAAGTTTGGTTATCACATCTGCAAAAACACCGTGCGATCGCAGTTATTCGCGCTTCAGATATGCGGTTAGCTCAAAATATGGCTATGGCTGCGGCTGATGGGGGAATGCGGCTGATTGAAATTACCTGGAATAGCGATCGCCCTGGGGAATTAATTAGTCTATTACGGGCGGAGTTACCAAACTGTATCATTGGCACTGGGACGCTGTTCAATGTCGGACAATTGCAAGAGGCGATCGCATCGGGGGCGCAATTTCTCTTCTCACCCCACGTTGATTCTGCCATGATTCAAGCCGCAGTCAAACAAGATGTGCCAATTATTCCCGGTGCTATGACTCCCACAGAAATTGTGACTGCTTGGAATCAGGGTGCAAGTTGTGTGAAGGTGTTTCCTGTGCAAGCTGTGGGCGGAGTTAATTATATTAAAAGTTTACAAGGGCCACTGGGTGAAATTCCCTTAATTCCCACTGGGGGAGTGACTTTAGAAAATGCTCCAGAATTTATCCAAGCTGGTGCGATCGCTGTGGGTTTGAGTGGTCAATTATTTCCTGAAAGACTTGTTAAAGAAAGAGATTGGCAGGCGATCGCGTCTCACGCAAATCAACTAATCCAACGATTAAATACTGAAAAATAA
- a CDS encoding acireductone dioxygenase: protein MPILLLDDGTIKVNLDEIVRELAPLDIHLKHYDPGTSLLFPHLLEQDVLTDSEKQQIVELHNGSFEFIQQEKGYLWSDLLNLHPGSANFQNLIATYNRYHHHTAPEALYVLAGEMIFGFVKPDGHQIQLLIQSQDYIHISEGVEHWCSPTALLHFKAVRYFTTVEGWVPHYTGTQLSDSRHQKQ from the coding sequence ATGCCCATCCTATTACTAGACGACGGTACAATCAAGGTAAATTTAGATGAAATAGTGCGAGAACTTGCGCCTCTTGATATTCACCTCAAACACTATGACCCAGGAACATCATTGCTTTTCCCCCATCTGCTAGAACAGGATGTTTTGACTGATTCCGAGAAACAGCAGATTGTAGAATTGCATAACGGCAGTTTTGAATTTATCCAGCAAGAAAAGGGATATCTGTGGTCTGATTTGCTAAATCTGCATCCAGGTTCAGCGAATTTCCAGAATTTGATCGCTACTTACAACCGTTATCATCATCATACTGCTCCTGAAGCCCTTTACGTATTGGCAGGAGAAATGATTTTTGGTTTTGTTAAACCCGATGGTCATCAGATACAGCTGTTAATTCAGTCCCAAGACTATATCCACATTTCTGAAGGTGTAGAACATTGGTGTAGTCCTACCGCATTGTTGCATTTTAAAGCGGTACGCTATTTTACAACTGTAGAAGGATGGGTTCCTCATTATACGGGTACTCAGTTGAGTGATTCACGCCATCAAAAGCAGTGA
- a CDS encoding FAD-binding domain-containing protein: MSDLILFWHRRDLRISDNTGLAAARGRSAKVVGVFCLDSQILERDDVAPARVTYMIGCLQALQQRYAEVGGQLLILHDNPVQAIPALAGALNAKAVFWNWDVEPYSQTRDRTIIDILKAQGIEFLHENWDQILHSPEEIRTGTKSPYTVYGPFWKNWSSKPKAKPVETLQNATGLTETEQEIAKQAGVIALPSAPDLGFIWDGELIIAPGEAAAQERLAEFTDNAIAEYQEQRNFPGVDGTSRLSAALKFGVIGIRSVWSATLEAREQSRSEETEASIRTWQQELAWREFYQHAMYNFPELAEGAYRDTFKNFPWQNNPEHFQAWCEGKTGYPIVDAAMRQLNEIGWMHNRCRMIVASFLTKDLIINPQWGEKYFMQKLIDGDLSANNGGWQWSASSGMDPKPLRIFNPASQAQKFDEEGEYIREWVSELRSVDTEYLVTGKIPPLELQSIDYPAPIVDHKVQQALFKKMYQQQKELNISAN; encoded by the coding sequence ATGTCTGACTTAATTTTGTTTTGGCATCGGCGTGATTTACGTATTTCTGATAATACAGGACTAGCGGCGGCCAGAGGGCGGAGTGCAAAAGTGGTGGGCGTGTTTTGCCTTGATTCCCAGATTCTGGAACGAGATGATGTCGCCCCAGCGAGAGTAACGTACATGATTGGCTGTTTACAGGCACTGCAACAGCGATATGCGGAAGTAGGTGGCCAATTGTTAATTCTGCATGACAACCCCGTACAAGCTATACCAGCTTTAGCGGGGGCTTTAAATGCCAAAGCTGTATTTTGGAACTGGGATGTAGAACCCTATTCTCAAACACGCGATCGCACAATCATTGATATCCTGAAAGCACAAGGCATTGAATTTCTGCACGAAAATTGGGATCAGATACTCCACTCACCAGAGGAGATTCGTACAGGTACGAAAAGTCCTTACACTGTTTACGGACCTTTCTGGAAAAATTGGAGTAGCAAACCCAAAGCGAAACCAGTAGAAACACTGCAAAATGCCACAGGCTTAACAGAGACTGAACAAGAAATTGCCAAACAAGCCGGAGTAATTGCCTTACCCTCAGCGCCAGACTTAGGATTTATCTGGGATGGAGAATTAATCATTGCACCAGGAGAAGCCGCAGCACAAGAAAGATTAGCGGAATTTACTGATAATGCGATCGCTGAATATCAAGAACAGCGTAACTTTCCCGGCGTTGATGGCACATCCAGATTGAGTGCAGCTTTGAAATTTGGAGTAATTGGGATTCGCAGCGTCTGGTCAGCCACTTTAGAGGCGCGAGAACAAAGCCGCAGCGAAGAAACAGAAGCTAGCATCCGCACATGGCAACAGGAATTAGCCTGGCGGGAGTTTTATCAACACGCCATGTATAACTTCCCGGAATTAGCTGAGGGGGCTTACCGCGACACCTTCAAAAACTTTCCTTGGCAAAATAACCCAGAACATTTTCAGGCTTGGTGCGAGGGCAAAACAGGCTATCCCATTGTCGATGCGGCCATGCGTCAGTTAAATGAAATTGGTTGGATGCACAACCGTTGTCGGATGATTGTGGCGAGTTTTTTAACTAAAGATTTAATCATCAATCCCCAATGGGGAGAAAAATACTTTATGCAGAAACTCATCGACGGTGATTTATCTGCTAATAACGGCGGCTGGCAATGGAGTGCTTCTAGTGGCATGGACCCGAAACCTTTAAGGATTTTCAACCCTGCTAGTCAAGCCCAAAAATTTGATGAAGAAGGGGAATATATTCGTGAATGGGTATCAGAATTGCGGTCTGTAGATACCGAATATTTAGTAACTGGAAAAATTCCCCCTTTGGAACTTCAAAGTATCGACTATCCTGCACCGATTGTAGATCATAAAGTGCAGCAAGCTTTATTTAAGAAGATGTATCAACAGCAAAAAGAATTGAACATTTCTGCTAACTGA
- a CDS encoding MvdD family ATP-grasp ribosomal peptide maturase, giving the protein MNVLIITHSHDNESISLVTQAIEAQGGKAFRFDTDRFPTEVQLDIYYSDSQRCILIVDDQKLDLNEVSAVWYRRVGIGGRIPHTMDKQLRQASIQESRVTIQGMIASIKGFHLDPLPNIRRAENKQLQLQVAREIGLDTPRTLTTNSPEAVKQFAAECPQGMITKMLSSFAVYDEQQREQVVFTNPVSAADLEHLEGLRFCPMTFQEKIAKALELRITIVGKSIFTAAVDSQALEQARHDWRKQGIALLDAWQPHNLPQDVAEKLLQLMAHFGLNYGAIDIILTPDNRYVFLEVNPVGEFFWLERCPGLPISQAIAEILLNH; this is encoded by the coding sequence ATGAATGTCTTAATTATTACTCACAGCCACGACAATGAAAGTATTTCTTTAGTGACTCAGGCAATTGAGGCGCAAGGAGGTAAAGCATTTCGTTTTGACACAGACCGATTTCCCACGGAAGTACAACTAGATATTTATTACAGTGATAGTCAAAGATGTATTCTGATCGTCGATGACCAAAAGCTAGATTTAAATGAAGTATCGGCGGTTTGGTATCGGCGCGTTGGCATTGGGGGCAGAATTCCCCACACTATGGACAAGCAACTGCGACAAGCTTCTATCCAGGAATCTCGTGTAACTATTCAAGGAATGATTGCCAGCATTAAGGGTTTTCACCTCGACCCTTTACCAAATATTCGTCGTGCAGAAAATAAGCAATTGCAACTGCAAGTGGCACGAGAGATTGGTTTAGATACCCCACGCACCTTAACCACCAATAGTCCCGAAGCAGTTAAGCAATTTGCCGCAGAATGTCCGCAGGGTATGATTACTAAAATGCTTTCTTCCTTTGCCGTTTATGACGAACAACAAAGAGAGCAGGTAGTATTTACCAATCCCGTTTCCGCCGCAGATTTAGAGCATCTGGAGGGATTGCGTTTTTGTCCGATGACCTTTCAGGAAAAAATTGCCAAAGCCTTAGAATTGCGGATCACAATTGTGGGTAAGTCTATATTTACGGCTGCTGTGGATTCTCAAGCTTTGGAGCAAGCACGTCACGATTGGCGCAAACAGGGAATAGCCTTACTCGATGCTTGGCAACCCCACAATTTACCCCAGGATGTGGCAGAAAAACTGCTGCAACTGATGGCTCACTTCGGTTTAAACTATGGGGCTATTGATATTATTTTGACCCCAGATAATCGCTATGTCTTTTTAGAAGTTAACCCTGTAGGAGAATTCTTTTGGCTAGAACGGTGTCCTGGCTTACCTATTTCCCAGGCGATCGCAGAAATTTTACTGAATCATTGA
- a CDS encoding MvdC family ATP-grasp ribosomal peptide maturase: protein MHPKRDVVLLITHSGDYFTIDRVAAALSNRNVQAFRLDTDQFPMTIKLQAYFHQSSTNHQVEYGDIAFNTEEVQAVWMRRLWQPHLSEELAPQYRAACARESLAVLDGFWDSLRHAHWVDDLQKINAAENKLYQLRVAAEVGLVIPQTLVTNNPKEAREFFQQVKGKMITKLLKPLSYGMEGSSFFMYTSTVKEEDLLDAETLRYCPMVFQAQIPKQQELRAVYVNGNLFVGALDASSYAASAQDWRHAPQGACVWQPYELPEPMIRRLDQFMARLGLTFGALDLIVTPSGEYVFLEINPTGEWGMLERDLNYPISQAIADALLEGKKLS, encoded by the coding sequence ATGCACCCAAAGCGTGATGTAGTTTTATTAATTACTCATAGTGGTGATTATTTCACAATAGATAGAGTTGCCGCAGCCCTATCAAATAGAAATGTCCAGGCATTTCGCCTCGATACTGATCAGTTTCCCATGACAATTAAACTCCAGGCTTATTTCCATCAATCAAGTACCAATCATCAGGTCGAATATGGAGATATTGCCTTTAACACTGAGGAAGTACAGGCAGTCTGGATGCGGCGGTTATGGCAACCGCATTTAAGTGAAGAATTGGCTCCACAATATCGCGCAGCTTGCGCCAGAGAGTCACTAGCTGTTTTAGATGGCTTTTGGGACAGCCTCAGACACGCTCACTGGGTGGATGATTTACAAAAGATTAATGCGGCTGAAAACAAGTTATATCAACTCAGAGTTGCTGCTGAGGTTGGTCTTGTGATTCCTCAAACCTTGGTGACGAATAACCCCAAAGAAGCGAGAGAATTTTTTCAGCAAGTCAAGGGCAAAATGATCACCAAGCTATTAAAACCCCTTTCTTATGGCATGGAAGGTTCATCTTTTTTTATGTACACCAGCACTGTCAAAGAAGAAGACTTGCTAGATGCCGAGACTCTGCGCTACTGTCCGATGGTTTTTCAAGCACAAATTCCCAAACAGCAGGAACTACGGGCAGTGTATGTCAATGGGAATCTGTTTGTAGGAGCTTTAGACGCTTCTAGTTATGCCGCATCTGCCCAAGATTGGCGACACGCTCCTCAAGGTGCTTGTGTATGGCAGCCTTACGAATTACCAGAGCCGATGATCCGCCGCCTTGATCAATTTATGGCGCGGTTGGGGTTGACATTTGGCGCGCTTGATTTAATCGTCACGCCATCAGGAGAATATGTTTTTTTAGAAATTAACCCCACAGGAGAATGGGGAATGCTAGAGCGAGATTTAAATTATCCCATTTCCCAAGCGATCGCAGATGCTCTACTAGAAGGCAAAAAATTATCCTGA
- a CDS encoding microviridin/marinostatin family tricyclic proteinase inhibitor, whose product MSENKKEDVNAQAVPFFARFLEGQNCEDLTDEELERVSGGQIPEEELVVTQKYPSDGEEDSSPVTLKYPSDGEDGSSSVTLKYPSDGEDGSSFVPSEILSRLQRKFFNIT is encoded by the coding sequence ATGTCTGAAAATAAAAAAGAAGATGTGAATGCACAAGCGGTTCCATTCTTTGCTCGATTCCTAGAAGGTCAAAACTGTGAAGACCTAACTGATGAAGAATTAGAACGAGTGAGCGGCGGACAAATTCCGGAAGAAGAACTAGTTGTCACTCAGAAATACCCGTCAGATGGCGAGGAAGATTCATCACCTGTCACGCTGAAATACCCGTCAGATGGCGAGGACGGTTCATCATCTGTCACGCTGAAATACCCGTCAGATGGCGAGGACGGTTCATCATTTGTTCCTTCAGAAATACTATCGAGATTGCAACGAAAATTTTTTAACATCACGTAA